One segment of Raphanus sativus cultivar WK10039 unplaced genomic scaffold, ASM80110v3 Scaffold2239, whole genome shotgun sequence DNA contains the following:
- the LOC130505397 gene encoding peroxidase 1-like, translating into MALKNLFALVVLLSVVGASVAKPYGNPLGNPRLKGDLDLDYYRFRCPQMESIVHRVTFQYVSRRPTLAAALLRMHFHDCFVRGCDGSVLLKSPNNDAERDAPPNLSLRGYEVVDAVKSALERKCPGVVSCADVLALVARDAVAVIRGPWWPVPLGRRDGRISRLSEANLPSPFADVKTLKKNFLVKGLNSKDLVVLSGAHTIGVSSCGLISSRIHNFTGRGDFDPAMDPSYVRALKKRCKPTDVRTPVDMDPGSARKFDSHYFNIVAQKKGLFISDSALLNDFVTKRYIQTQVVTRGASFERDFSDSMVKLGFIQILTGRKGEIRRRCAFVN; encoded by the exons ATGGCACTCAAGAACTTGTTTGCCCTTGTTGTTCTTCTTAGCGTTGTTGGAGCTTCAGTTGCGAAGCCATATGGGAACCCGCTTGGGAACCCACGTTTGAAGGGTGATCTTGACCTAGACTACTACCGCTTCAGGTGTCCACAAATGGAATCCATTGTCCACCGTGTCACATTTCAGTACGTCTCTCGCAGGCCAACTCTTGCTGCTGCGCTTCTGAGAATGCATTTTCACGACTGCTTTGTCAGA GGATGTGATGGTTCCGTTCTTCTGAAATCACCAAACAATGATGCGGAAAGAGACGCTCCCCCCAACTTGTCATTAAGAGGTTACGAAGTGGTCGATGCTGTCAAGTCAGCACTCGAGAGGAAGTGTCCTGGTGTTGTTTCTTGCGCTGATGTTCTTGCCTTGGTCGCTAGAGACGCTGTTGCAGTG ataAGAGGACCATGGTGGCCTGTTCCACTGGGGCGTAGAGACGGACGCATCTCGAGACTTTCCGAGGCTAACTTACCATCTCCTTTTGCCGACGTAAAGACACTGAAGAAGAACTTCCTTGTCAAGGGTCTTAACAGTAAAGACCTAGTTGTCCTCTCAG GGGCTCACACCATTGGTGTATCATCTTGCGGTCTCATCAGCAGCCGTATCCATAACTTTACGGGTAGAGGCGACTTTGACCCAGCGATGGACCCTAGCTACGTTAGGGCATTGAAGAAAAGGTGCAAGCCAACTGATGTAAGGACCCCAGTGGATATGGACCCAGGTAGTGCCAGGAAGTTTGACTCTCACTACTTCAACATTGTGGCTCAGAAGAAGGGTTTGTTCATATCTGATTCAGCACTTCTCAATGACTTTGTCACCAAGCGCTACATTCAGACGCAGGTTGTGACTCGTGGGGCTTCCTTCGAAAGAGATTTCTCTGACTCAATGGTTAAACTTGGTTTCATCCAAATTCTTACCGGGAGGAAGGGAGAGATTAGGAGGAGATGCGCTTTCGTTAACTAA
- the LOC108821367 gene encoding LOW QUALITY PROTEIN: peroxidase 1 (The sequence of the model RefSeq protein was modified relative to this genomic sequence to represent the inferred CDS: inserted 2 bases in 2 codons), whose product MALKNLLVLVVLLGVVGVSVAHPYGNPLKKQNGHRNPRATGDLDLDYYRSKCPQLETIVRRVTFQYVSRRPTLAAALLRMHFHDCFVRGCDGSILLKSPLKDAERDAFPNLSVRGYEVIDAAKSALERTWGCRGLVSCADIIALVARDAVSVIGGPWWPVPLGRRDGRISKSSEVNLPSPFSDVKTLKKNFLDKGLNTKDLVVLSGAHTIGVSSCGLINXRIHNFTGRGDFDPAMNPSYVRALKKRCKPTDVKTXCDMDPGSAKKFDSHYFNIVAQKKGLFTSDATLLDDLDTNLYIQAQVLTGGASFNRDFSESMVKLGFVEILTGKQGEVRRRCAFVN is encoded by the exons aTGGCGCTCAAGAACTTACTTGTCCTTGTGGTTCTTCTTGGCGTCGTTGGAGTTTCCGTTGCACATCCATATGGGAACCCACTTAAGAAACAAAATGGACACAGGAACCCACGGGCCACGGGTGATCTTGACCTTGACTACTACCGCTCCAAGTGTCCACAATTGGAAACCATTGTCCGTCGTGTCACATTTCAATACGTCTCTCGCAGGCCAACTCTTGCCGCTGCGCTTCTAAGGATGCATTTTCACGACTGCTTTGTCAGA GGATGTGATGGTTCCATTCTTCTGAAATCTCCACTCAAAGATGCAGAAAGAGATGCTTTCCCTAACTTGTCAGTGAGAGGCTACGAAGTGATCGATGCTGCCAAGTCAGCTCTCGAGAGGACTTGGGGTTGTCGTGGTCTTGTCTCTTGCGCTGATATTATTGCCTTGGTCGCTAGAGACGCTGTTTCAGTG aTCGGAGGACCATGGTGGCCTGTTCCATTGGGGAGGAGAGACGGACGCATCTCGAAGAGCTCCGAGGTTAATTTACCATCTCCATTCTCGGACGTAAAGACACTGAAGAAGAACTTCCTTGACAAGGGTCTTAACACTAAAGACCTAGTCGTCCTCTCAG GAGCTCACACCATTGGTGTATCTTCTTGCGGTCTCATCA ACCGTATCCATAACTTCACGGGCAGAGGCGACTTTGACCCAGCGATGAACCCTAGCTACGTTAGGGCATTGAAGAAAAGGTGCAAGCCAACTGATGTCAAGA CCTGTGATATGGACCCAGGCAGTGCCAAGAAATTTGACTCTCACTACTTCAACATTGTGGCTCAGAAGAAGGGTTTGTTCACATCTGATGCAACACTTCTCGATGACCTTGACACCAACCTCTACATTCAGGCGCAGGTCTTGACTGGTGGGGCTTCCTTCAAcagagatttctctgaatcaATGGTCAAACTTGGTTTCGTCGAGATCCTTACCGGGAAGCAAGGTGAGGTCAGGAGGAGATGCGCTTTTGTTAACTAA